A genomic window from Enterobacter pseudoroggenkampii includes:
- the soxS gene encoding superoxide response transcriptional regulator SoxS, with protein MSHQQIIQTLIEWIDDHIDQPLNIDVVAKKSGYSKWYLQRMFRTVMHQTLGEYIRQRRLLLAAQALRSTQRPIFDIAMDLGYVSQQTFSRVFRREFDRTPSDYRHQLN; from the coding sequence ATGTCGCATCAGCAGATTATTCAGACGCTTATTGAATGGATTGATGACCATATCGACCAACCGTTGAACATTGATGTGGTCGCTAAAAAGTCGGGCTATTCGAAATGGTATTTACAGAGAATGTTCCGCACGGTCATGCATCAGACCCTGGGTGAGTACATTCGCCAGCGCAGACTGCTGCTGGCGGCGCAGGCGCTACGCTCAACGCAGCGGCCAATTTTTGATATCGCGATGGATCTTGGCTATGTGTCGCAACAAACCTTTTCCCGCGTGTTTCGCCGCGAGTTTGACCGCACGCCGAGCGACTATCGCCACCAGTTGAATTAA
- a CDS encoding EAL domain-containing protein, with amino-acid sequence MNRSARRKMLRVVGIIMVVMLPVMLALWFAQLRAVSETSAQLRTFAELALDKTELVIQQVDLARDEAEKYQGELCTPGHRQYMLNVVRGRLFVADLIYAQGQNFLCSTVFTPDHPYAIPVANYTRKPDVAIYYYRDTPFYTGYKMTYMQRGNYVVVVNPLSYSEVMSADHSLSWGVYDTVTNAFFSVSQKANVSLLNSMIRDKESVFQKDNRFYTIVSSPKRPIAAIVSTSNKRFYETLYHQATLTLPLGMICSIIILLVWSRTHRELNSPGRLLHRALTKRQLCVHYQPIIDIKNNRCVGAEALLRWPGFNGQVMSPAEFIPLAENEGMSERITDYVVEEVFSDLGHFLAEHPHLYISINLSATDFHSSRLIAMISEKARHYAVRAQQIKIEVTERGFIDVPKTTPVIQAFRQAGYEVAIDDFGTGYSNLHNLYSLNVDILKIDKSFIDTLTTNSTSHLIAEHIIEMAQSLRLKTIAEGVETAEQVSWLLKRGVQFCQGWHFAKAMPPQEFMTWQQQPLH; translated from the coding sequence ATGAATCGTAGCGCGCGGCGCAAAATGCTCAGGGTGGTAGGGATCATCATGGTAGTTATGCTGCCTGTGATGCTTGCGCTATGGTTTGCCCAGCTACGCGCCGTATCTGAAACAAGCGCCCAGCTACGGACATTTGCTGAACTGGCTTTAGACAAAACAGAACTGGTTATTCAACAGGTTGATCTGGCCCGGGACGAGGCTGAAAAATATCAGGGTGAGCTTTGCACGCCGGGACATCGTCAATATATGCTGAACGTTGTTCGTGGCCGGCTGTTTGTCGCCGATTTAATTTACGCTCAAGGTCAGAATTTTCTTTGTTCGACCGTTTTTACACCGGATCATCCCTACGCTATTCCTGTCGCTAATTACACGCGTAAACCTGACGTCGCTATCTATTATTATCGCGATACCCCATTTTATACTGGTTATAAAATGACATATATGCAGCGCGGAAATTATGTGGTGGTCGTCAATCCACTTTCATACAGCGAAGTCATGTCCGCGGATCATTCTCTCTCATGGGGAGTGTACGACACGGTAACCAATGCTTTCTTTTCCGTCAGCCAGAAAGCCAATGTTTCTTTATTAAATTCGATGATTCGGGATAAGGAATCGGTATTTCAAAAAGATAACCGCTTTTATACGATCGTAAGTTCCCCCAAAAGACCGATTGCGGCCATTGTATCGACATCGAATAAACGCTTTTATGAAACGCTTTATCACCAGGCGACGTTGACGCTGCCGCTGGGCATGATCTGCAGCATTATTATTTTGCTGGTATGGTCCCGTACACATCGTGAGCTCAATTCGCCGGGGCGCTTACTGCACCGGGCACTGACCAAACGACAGCTTTGCGTACACTATCAGCCGATTATTGATATCAAGAACAACCGGTGCGTGGGCGCGGAGGCGTTATTACGCTGGCCTGGTTTTAACGGGCAGGTGATGAGTCCGGCGGAGTTTATTCCGCTGGCAGAAAATGAGGGGATGAGCGAGCGGATCACAGACTATGTCGTTGAAGAGGTGTTCAGCGATCTGGGTCATTTCCTGGCCGAGCATCCCCATCTCTATATTTCGATTAACCTGTCGGCCACGGATTTCCACTCCTCGCGGCTGATCGCCATGATTTCCGAGAAGGCTCGCCACTACGCCGTCCGTGCGCAGCAAATCAAAATAGAAGTGACGGAACGCGGTTTTATCGATGTGCCAAAAACCACGCCGGTGATACAGGCTTTCCGTCAGGCGGGTTATGAAGTCGCGATTGATGATTTTGGTACCGGTTACTCGAACCTGCACAACCTCTACTCGCTGAACGTGGATATCCTGAAAATCGATAAATCGTTTATCGATACCTTAACGACCAACAGCACCAGCCACCTGATCGCCGAGCATATTATCGAGATGGCGCAAAGCCTGCGGCTGAAAACCATTGCGGAAGGGGTAGAGACGGCAGAGCAGGTGAGCTGGCTGTTGAAGCGCGGCGTCCAGTTTTGTCAGGGATGGCACTTCGCGAAAGCGATGCCGCCCCAGGAATTTATGACCTGGCAGCAGCAACCTTTGCACTGA
- a CDS encoding sensor domain-containing diguanylate cyclase, whose translation MKENRREIVNDSMQALHALAKLMPQLHAQCSLTDMLTTISRALGASLAWVSVNGDDGLQRVVCAGEMTCHPFEVADFLADTLLQRHHRSWRVVYWKENIGRALFPPQHPGYAQLHSGVLCKLSTHNWHCSGYFFLAFDERLSSLPILKNIVVVLVEKLKDYFAEIIAREKTAQEMQRVVTQYKTLFERAPVLMNSFDKFNRCVLWNAECEKVFGWTMAEIAEHADPLSLFYPDPEERRRVRESVNVSPLKDMYEWHPLRKDGTPLTVLWSNILLPDNSILNIGLDITERKKAEQQLQVKATTDDLTGCFNRSAILQQLELALAASARHEVNSHFCVLMFDLDFFKQINDEWGHPVGDAALLHFCNAIRELSPSDSALGRVGGEEFLLLLAQTNGNGAAQLSARLRTFLQTNPLAVGERKLSLSFSAGVVEVSGGQRDTSVLLRRADKALYEAKHSGRGKTVVAADYL comes from the coding sequence ATGAAAGAAAACCGACGTGAGATTGTTAATGACAGCATGCAAGCGTTGCATGCGCTGGCTAAGCTGATGCCTCAGCTTCATGCTCAATGTTCTCTGACCGACATGCTGACGACCATCAGTCGCGCGCTGGGCGCAAGTCTTGCCTGGGTAAGCGTTAATGGTGATGACGGGCTACAGCGCGTGGTATGCGCCGGGGAGATGACCTGCCATCCCTTCGAAGTGGCCGATTTCCTGGCGGACACCCTGCTCCAGCGGCATCATCGTTCATGGCGGGTGGTCTACTGGAAAGAGAATATTGGCCGTGCGTTATTTCCTCCTCAGCACCCGGGCTATGCGCAGTTGCATAGCGGTGTCTTGTGCAAACTTTCAACCCATAACTGGCACTGCAGTGGCTATTTCTTTTTAGCGTTTGATGAACGACTCTCTTCTCTGCCAATTCTGAAAAATATCGTCGTGGTGCTGGTCGAAAAATTAAAAGACTATTTCGCGGAAATTATTGCCCGGGAGAAAACTGCCCAGGAAATGCAGCGTGTCGTGACGCAATATAAGACGCTTTTTGAACGCGCCCCGGTTTTAATGAACTCTTTCGACAAATTTAACCGCTGCGTGCTGTGGAATGCCGAATGTGAAAAAGTATTCGGCTGGACGATGGCGGAGATCGCGGAACATGCCGATCCGCTTTCGCTGTTTTATCCTGACCCTGAAGAGCGGCGGCGGGTAAGAGAGTCGGTCAATGTCTCGCCGCTGAAGGATATGTATGAGTGGCATCCGCTACGCAAAGACGGGACCCCGCTGACGGTGCTGTGGTCCAACATTCTGTTGCCGGACAACTCTATCCTCAATATTGGGCTGGATATCACCGAGCGGAAAAAAGCCGAGCAGCAGCTGCAGGTAAAAGCCACTACTGACGATCTCACCGGCTGCTTTAACCGTTCGGCGATTTTGCAGCAGCTTGAGCTTGCGCTGGCGGCCAGTGCCCGGCATGAGGTTAACAGCCATTTTTGCGTCCTGATGTTTGACCTGGATTTCTTCAAACAGATCAACGATGAGTGGGGGCACCCGGTGGGTGATGCGGCGCTCCTTCACTTTTGTAACGCGATCCGTGAGTTATCACCTTCAGATTCGGCATTAGGCCGCGTGGGAGGAGAAGAGTTTTTGCTCTTGCTGGCGCAAACAAACGGCAATGGCGCTGCGCAGTTATCCGCCAGGTTGCGCACCTTTCTGCAAACCAACCCGCTGGCCGTGGGGGAGAGAAAACTGTCGCTGTCATTTAGTGCCGGGGTTGTGGAAGTAAGCGGAGGACAGCGGGATACTTCAGTCCTGCTGAGGCGTGCCGATAAAGCATTATATGAGGCCAAGCATTCGGGACGAGGAAAAACGGTGGTGGCAGCTGATTATTTATAA